A window of Coturnix japonica isolate 7356 unplaced genomic scaffold, Coturnix japonica 2.1 chrUnrandom1042, whole genome shotgun sequence genomic DNA:
CACTCATTTACACACTCACTTACACACTCATTTACACACTCATTTACACACTCACTGACACACTCAGTGCTGTATCTCACCCCTATCCCCATTCTATCACACTCACACTGACATTCACACACTCACACCCTTACACACTCATTTACACACTTACACACTCACTTACACACTCACTGACACACTCACTGACACACTCACTGACACACTCAGTGCTGTATCTCACCCCTATCCCCATTCTATCACACTCACCCTTACACACTCACCCTTACACACTCGTTTACACACTCACTGACACACTCAGTGCTGTATCTCACCATTATCCCCATTCTATCACACACACCCATTTACACACTTGTTTACACACTCACTGACACACTCGTTGCTGTATCTCACCCCTGTCCCCGCTCTCCCTGTTCCTCCCGTCCCCATTCTATCACACTCACCCTTACACACTCACTGACACACTCATTTACACACTCATTTACACACTCACTTACACACTCACTGACACACTCGTTGCTGTATCTCACCCCTGTACCCATGCTATCACACtcacacactcacactcacCCTTACACACTCATTTACACACTCACACTCACCCTTACACACTCACTTACACACTCACTGACAAACTCAGTGCTGTATCTCACCCCTATCCCCATTCTATCACACtcacacactcacactcacCCTTACACACTCATTTACACACTCATTTACACACTCACTGACACACTCAGTGCTGTATCTCACCCCTATCCCCATTCTATCACACACACCCTTACACACTCACCCTTACACACTCATttacacactcacacacacacactcacccTTACACACTCATTTACACACTCATTTACACACTCAGTGCTGTATCTCACCCCTATCCCCGCTCTCCCTGttcctcccatccccattctATCACACACACCCTTACACACTTACTCTTACACACTCATTTACACACTCAATTACACACTCAGTGCTGTATCTCACCCCTATCCCCTCTCTCTCCCCTGTTCCTCCCGTCCCCATTCTATCACACACATTCTTACACACTCACTTACACACTCACACTCACCCTTACACACTCATTTACACACTCATTTACACACTCACTTACACACTCATTTACACACTCGTTGCTGTATCTCACCCCTGTCCCCGCTCTGTCCCCGGTTCCTCCCGTTGTTCTGCCCCGATCCCAGGAAGTCGAACTCATTCAGGGCGTCCTCGGAGTCGtcgtcatcatcatcatcatcttcatcttcatcatcatcgTCATTGGCCGCCATGTCCGGCAGCAGAGGAACaggggggagctgggggggatatgggggtgcaataggggatatatgggtcaatgggggataatggggtaGTATGGGGGTATTGGAGTCAATTGTGGACAGGGGGGGTCGCTGGTGGTCAATGGGAGGTGTTTTATTGGCAATAGGGGctgggggtcaatggggggataGATGGGGGGAATAGGGGTAAGGGGGGCAAGGGTATTAAAGCAGGGGTAACAGGGGGTCGATGGGGCGAGAGTGGGGGGGcaatagggggcaatggggtgcAAGGGGACAATTGTGATGGGGGAAATAGGGGTGAGATGGGGGTAGATTGGGAGTGAAGGGGCGGTGAGATGGGGGGATAGATGGGGGGGGCAAGAGCTAGAGGGGTGTAGAGGGTGGTCaacgggggggggggatagATGGTGGGCGGTGCGAATAGGGGGTGGCGAGGGAGATGGGTGGGTTGGAGGATGTGTGGTGAGTAATGTGGCGCGGCAGGGGTGGGGGGATTATGTAGTGGGGGGCGAAGGAGCGGGGTGTGAGTGGGGGCTAATGGGGGTGAGGGAGGGGGCGAGGAGTGGCGGTGGGGGCGAGATGGAGGGGGGGTAAGGGGGAGGGTGCGGAGTGTGGGGGTCAGTGATGGGGGGGGATGATAGGGGGGCAATGAGGGGTAGGAGGGGGGGGTCGATGGGGAGGATGGGGGTCACGATAGGGTTAATGCTGGGGGGGCAGAGTGGGGGGTCATATGGGCGACACTTATTGGCAGGTTGGGATGAGAGAGGGGGGGCGAAGGGGGGGGAGAGGCTGAGGGTCGAAGTGGGGGGGGTAATGGTGGTGGTGCAGGGGTCAGAGGGGGGagtgaggggatggggggacaGGAGGGGTGTTCAAGGGGTGGTGTAATGGGTATAAATGGGCATCATGGGAGAGGGGTCAAGGGAAGGGGgcaatggggataatgggggtcAAGGAGTATTGGAGTCAATTGTGGACAGcggggtcagtggggtcaatgggcaATAGGCGGcaatgggtcaatgggggataatgggggcAATGTGGGTATAAGTGGGGTTAATTGGGGATAAGGGGCACATATGGGGTAATTGAAGGTCAAGGGGGAcactatggggtgatgggggcaACTGGGGGTCAaatgggggtcagtggggaaCACTATGGTCAATTGGTTAAGGGGGATAATGAGGCAAATGGGACACTAATGGGTCGATGGGGATATACTGGAGGTTCAATGGGGGGTATCGGGGTCAATGGGAGTAAGGGGGTCTTGGGGGCAATGGGTACAGGGGGTCAACTGGGGACACTATGTTTGAGAGGGGGTAGGGAGGTCAACTGGGGACCAATGGGGTCCGATGGGAAAATGGGGGTCAAGTGGGACttaatgggggtcaatggggataaTTGGGGGGGCCAATTAGGGGTAATGGGGATCAATGTTGCTGACACTATGGGTCGATGAGGTGGATAGATGGGGTGCAATGGGG
This region includes:
- the LOC107307839 gene encoding striatin-4-like produces the protein MAANDDDDEDEDDDDDDDDSEDALNEFDFLGSGQNNGRNRGQSGDRGAVSMGLHGLPDLRDVDGIAATGGRQGNKPHRDPIDTAPLRT